In Labrus bergylta chromosome 6, fLabBer1.1, whole genome shotgun sequence, the following proteins share a genomic window:
- the usf1 gene encoding upstream stimulatory factor 1 isoform X1, whose product MKSQQKSPEPDGSVTVNEEGSVATAEDPAAIATIQSAATFTDQPIKYLFKTEGAGGQVTYRVIQVSDGQLEGQTDGSAAVSLVTGFPANTQTVTQAVFSQSDGLEGDSSAETQYAYYPATIADATTGTMVTTVQASDTLLGQTTPTGQLYVMMSPQEVLTGSNQRTIAPRTQPYIAKQEAPRGSRDEKRRAQHNEVERRRRDKINNWIVQLSKAIPDCNIDYTKTGQALLSQSKGGILSKACEYIKELRQSNLKLGEDISTLDRLRIDNQLLRQEVEDWKSKNQILRNLLRQHGIVGSSSTDPQ is encoded by the exons ATGAAGAG CCAACAGAAAAGCCCTGAACCAGATGGGAGTGTAACAGTCAACGAGGAAG GGTCAGTGGCCACAGCAGAGGACCCGGCAGCTATTGCCACCATTCAGTCTGCTGCTACCTTTACCGACCAACCCATCAAATATCTCTTCAAGACAGAAGGAGCAGGCGGCCAG GTGACCTACAGAGTGATCCAGGTGTCAGACGGCCAGCTGGAGGGTCAGACAGATGGATCGGCAGCAGTCAGCCTGGTTACTGGTTTCCCTGCAAATACACAGACGGTCACACAG GCCGTGTTTTCCCAGTCTGATGGGTTGGAGGGAGACAGCAGCGCAGAGACACAGTACGCCTACTATCCCGCCACCATCGCAGACGCCACCACTGGCACCATGGTGACCACAGTGCAGGCCTCTGATACGTTGCTGGGCCAGACCACACCCACAG GGCAGCTGTATGTGATGATGTCACCACAGGAAGTTTTGACGGGTTCCAATCAAAGGACAATCGCACCTCGCACTCAGCCATACATTGC AAAGCAAGAGGCTCCTCGGGGTTCAAGAGATGAGAAACGGCGTGCCCAGCACAATGAAG TGGAGCGCAGGCGCAGGGACAAGATCAACAACTGGATTGTGCAGCTGTCGAAAGCCATCCCAGACTGTAACATTGACTACACCAAAACAGGACAG GCTCTTTTGTCTCAGAGCAAAGGAGGAATCTTGTCAAAAGCCTGTGAGTACATCAAGGAACTCCGACAGAGCAACCTGAAGTTGGGGGAAGATATCAGCACTCTTGATCGTCTCAGGATTGACAACCAGCTTCTCAGACAGGAG GTGGAAGACTGGAAGTCCAAGAATCAGATCCTTAGGAACCTGCTGCGACAGCATGGCATTGTGGGATCATCCAGCACAGACCCCCAGTGA
- the usf1 gene encoding upstream stimulatory factor 1 isoform X2 produces the protein MKSQQKSPEPDGSVTVNEEGSVATAEDPAAIATIQSAATFTDQPIKYLFKTEGAGGQVTYRVIQVSDGQLEGQTDGSAAVSLVTGFPANTQTVTQAVFSQSDGLEGDSSAETQYAYYPATIADATTGTMVTTVQASDTLLGQTTPTGQLYVMMSPQEVLTGSNQRTIAPRTQPYIAKQEAPRGSRDEKRRAQHNEVERRRRDKINNWIVQLSKAIPDCNIDYTKTGQSKGGILSKACEYIKELRQSNLKLGEDISTLDRLRIDNQLLRQEVEDWKSKNQILRNLLRQHGIVGSSSTDPQ, from the exons ATGAAGAG CCAACAGAAAAGCCCTGAACCAGATGGGAGTGTAACAGTCAACGAGGAAG GGTCAGTGGCCACAGCAGAGGACCCGGCAGCTATTGCCACCATTCAGTCTGCTGCTACCTTTACCGACCAACCCATCAAATATCTCTTCAAGACAGAAGGAGCAGGCGGCCAG GTGACCTACAGAGTGATCCAGGTGTCAGACGGCCAGCTGGAGGGTCAGACAGATGGATCGGCAGCAGTCAGCCTGGTTACTGGTTTCCCTGCAAATACACAGACGGTCACACAG GCCGTGTTTTCCCAGTCTGATGGGTTGGAGGGAGACAGCAGCGCAGAGACACAGTACGCCTACTATCCCGCCACCATCGCAGACGCCACCACTGGCACCATGGTGACCACAGTGCAGGCCTCTGATACGTTGCTGGGCCAGACCACACCCACAG GGCAGCTGTATGTGATGATGTCACCACAGGAAGTTTTGACGGGTTCCAATCAAAGGACAATCGCACCTCGCACTCAGCCATACATTGC AAAGCAAGAGGCTCCTCGGGGTTCAAGAGATGAGAAACGGCGTGCCCAGCACAATGAAG TGGAGCGCAGGCGCAGGGACAAGATCAACAACTGGATTGTGCAGCTGTCGAAAGCCATCCCAGACTGTAACATTGACTACACCAAAACAGGACAG AGCAAAGGAGGAATCTTGTCAAAAGCCTGTGAGTACATCAAGGAACTCCGACAGAGCAACCTGAAGTTGGGGGAAGATATCAGCACTCTTGATCGTCTCAGGATTGACAACCAGCTTCTCAGACAGGAG GTGGAAGACTGGAAGTCCAAGAATCAGATCCTTAGGAACCTGCTGCGACAGCATGGCATTGTGGGATCATCCAGCACAGACCCCCAGTGA
- the LOC109987747 gene encoding guanine nucleotide-binding protein subunit alpha-14, which produces MAGCWTVFRRTCLCCLSEEEKRTIAVDKEIKRILKQQKKKERREIKILLLGTGESGKTTFIRQMRIIHGRGFSDEERRAFAKCIFQNIFTAMKAMTGAMTTLKIPYSNPENEIYAKWLQDVHTVQISQLDRGYVDAIRRLWADSGVRICYNRRCEYQLLDSTEYYMSNLDRISSPEYIPTEQDVLRVRFPTTGIHDYSFTIKNITLRIVDVGGQKSERRKWIHCFENVTSLIFLASLSEYDQVLEERETINRMHESLALFYTTIHSPWFLNTSIILFLNKTDILADKVQTSDLQKYFPSFRGKRRDPEDAKNFIRKLYEQQAVNRDRREEWKTLYPHFTCATDTNNIRTVFNDVKDTVLLKSLRDYGVI; this is translated from the exons ATGGCGGGCTGCTGGACGGTGTTTCGCCGCAcctgtctctgctgtttgtccgaggaggagaagaggaccATCGCTGTGGACAAAGAAATTAAGAGGATCCtcaagcagcagaagaagaaggagagaagggaaATTAAAATCCTCCTATTAG GAACTGGGGAGAGCGGCAAAACAACCTTCATCCGTCAGATGAGGATTATCCACGGACGAGGCTTCTCAGACGAGGAGAGGAGGGCCTTTGCCAAATGCATCTTCCAGAACATTTTCACAGCCATGAAGGCCATGACAGGAGCCATGACCACACTCAAAATCCCCTACTCAAACCCAGAGAATGAG atCTACGCCAAGTGGCTGCAGGATGTACACACAGTGCAGATCTCCCAGCTGGACCGGGGTTACGTGGATGCAATTCGCCGCCTCTGGGCAGACTCAGGCGTCCGTATCTGTTATAACCGCCGCTGCGAGTACCAACTCCTAGACTCCACAGAGTA ctaCATGAGTAATCTGGACCGCATCTCTTCCCCAGAGTACATCCCGACAGAGCAGGACGTGCTGCGAGTCCGATTCCCCACAACAGGCATCCATGACTATTCCTTCAccataaaaaacatcacactAAG GATTGTGGACGTAGGTGGTCAGAAGTCAGAGCGTAGGAAATGGATTCACTGCTTTGAAAATGTCACCTCCCTCATATTTCTGGCATCCCTCAGCGAGTACGACCAGGttctggaggagagagaaaccATA AACCGGATGCATGAGAGTCTGGCTCTGTTTTACACCACCATCCATTCTCCATGGTTCCTCAACACCTccatcatcctcttcctcaacAAGACTGACATCTTGGCTGACAAAGTCCAGACCTCTGATCTGCAGAAATACTTCCCCAGCTTCCGTG GTAAGAGGAGAGACCCAGAGGATGCAAAGAACTTCATCCGTAAACTGTACGAGCAGCAAGCAGTCAATCGTGACAGGAGGGAGGAGTGGAAGACTCTGTACCCACACTTCACCTGcgccacagacacaaacaacatcCGCACAGTGTTCAATGACGTCAAGGATACAGTGCTACTCAAATCTCTCAGGGACTATGGAGTCATCTGA